A single Populus nigra chromosome 13, ddPopNigr1.1, whole genome shotgun sequence DNA region contains:
- the LOC133671150 gene encoding silicon efflux transporter LSI3-like isoform X2, protein MDLGPFKKVVLGSVAFAIFWILAVFPAVPFLPIGRTAGSILGAILMVIFKVITPEQAYSAINLPVLGLLFGTMVVSIYLERADMFKHLGVLLSWKSWGAKDMLCRICIVSAISSALFTNDTACVFLTEFILKIARQNNIRPEPFLLGLASSSNIGSSATPIGNPQNLIIAIQSRISFGEFVLGLLPAVLVGVFVNALILICMFWRLLSDVKEEEDALDELIVQEDSESGPQQSTEESKGQLNRWKRLSWKLCIYLGTIGMLVAFLMGLDMSWTALTAALIFVILDFKDAGPCLEKVSYSLLVFFCGMFITVDGFSKTGIPTSFWTLMEPHAQIDHASGIAVLAIVILVLSNVVSNVPTGSCFCR, encoded by the exons ATGGATCTGGGTCCGTTTAAGAAGGTTGTCTTAGGTTCAGTTGCCTTCGCAATCTTTTGGATTTTGGCAGTTTTCCCAGCAGTTCCTTTCTTACCCATTGGAAGGACAGCAGGTTCCATCCTCGGGGCAATTCTTATGGTTATCTTCAAAGTCATCACCCCTGAGCAAGCATATTCTGCCATCAACCTCCCTGTACTGGGCCTTCTCTTTGGAACCATGGTTGTAAGCATCTATCTTGAAAGAGCAGACATGTTCAAGCACTTGGGAGTCTTGCTCTCATGGAAGAGTTGGGGTGCGAAGGACATGCTCTGCCGGATCTGCATTGTTTCTGCCATTTCAAGTGCTCTGTTCACTAATGACACCGCATGTGTCTTTCTCACTGAGTTCATATTAAAGATTGCTAGACAAAACAATATTCGACCCGAACCTTTCTTGCTTGGGTTGGCTTCAAGTTCGAATATTGGATCCTCTGCAACTCCAATCGGCAACCCTCAAAACTTGATAATTGCTATTCAAAGTCGCATCTCTTTTGGGGAATTCGTATTGGGACTTCTTCCCGCAGTGCTTGTGGGTGTCTTTGTGAATGCTTTAATTCTTATATGCATGTTTTGGAGGTTGTTATCTgatgttaaggaagaagaagatgcatTGGATGAATTGATTGTTCAGGAAGATTCAGAGTCCGGGCCGCAACAGTCCACCGAAGAAAGTAAAGGCCAGCTGAATAGATGGAAGAGATTGTCATGGAAGTTGTGTATTTACCTTGGTACTATTGGAATGCTGGTTGCTTTTCTAATGGGTTTGGACATGTCTTGGACTGCACTCACAGCAGCCCTCATTTTTGTGATTCTTGATTTCAAAGATGCAGGGCCTTGCCTAGAGAAG GTTTCATACTCTCTTCTGGTATTCTTTTGTGGAATGTTTATCACGGTTGATGGCTTCAGTAAAACAGGAATTCCTACCAGTTTCTGGACCTTGATGGAGCCTCATGCACAGATCGATCATGCTAGTGGGATTGCTGTGCTGGCCATTGTAATACTTGTTCTCTCAAATGTTGTTTCGAATGTACCAACTG